A DNA window from Comamonas fluminis contains the following coding sequences:
- a CDS encoding M16 family metallopeptidase, with protein MQTMKKIAAGAFVASAGLGFLTQSAWALLPIEHWTQPSGAQVWLVQSPGIPMVDVQLDFDAGSRRDPEGKAGLGAAVAMMASKGIKAAGDTPALDENGLGQAWADLGASFGANAGRDSFTYGLRSLTQPDLLQKAVALAARQLATPSWPDAVWQRDRERWSASIKEADTRPGTVASKAFRKDVYGSSPYGYQTTGDSLAKIDISAMQDFHRKLIAACRAKVSVVGAVSREQADAMVKQLLGPLQAANGNDCAPLPEVAKVQDLKEAKVESIPFESAQAQVIIGQPGIARNSPDFLAVMLGNHILGGGGFTSRLMEEVREKRGLTYGVSSDFSPGLDRGAFVIGLQTRPDQAAEALKVSQEVLRKFIAEGPTEKELKAAKDNLIGGFALRIDSNRKLLGNVANIAWNGLPLDYLEHWTERVQALTTKDVKDAMQRMVQPERMVTVTLGAKQ; from the coding sequence ATGCAAACTATGAAAAAGATAGCTGCTGGCGCTTTTGTAGCAAGCGCTGGGTTGGGATTTTTAACGCAATCAGCCTGGGCCTTGCTGCCCATTGAGCACTGGACTCAGCCCAGCGGCGCGCAGGTCTGGCTGGTGCAAAGCCCCGGCATCCCCATGGTGGATGTGCAACTGGACTTTGACGCAGGCAGCCGCCGCGACCCTGAGGGCAAGGCCGGGCTGGGCGCCGCCGTCGCCATGATGGCTTCCAAGGGCATCAAGGCTGCGGGTGATACTCCGGCACTCGACGAAAACGGTCTGGGCCAGGCCTGGGCCGATCTGGGTGCCAGCTTCGGCGCCAATGCGGGCCGTGACAGCTTTACCTATGGCCTGCGCTCGCTCACTCAGCCTGATCTGCTGCAAAAAGCCGTGGCGCTGGCTGCGCGTCAGCTGGCTACCCCCAGCTGGCCAGATGCCGTCTGGCAGCGCGACCGTGAGCGCTGGAGCGCATCGATCAAGGAAGCCGACACCCGCCCAGGCACCGTGGCCTCCAAGGCTTTCCGCAAAGATGTCTATGGCAGCTCGCCCTACGGCTATCAGACCACGGGCGACAGCCTGGCCAAAATCGATATCTCGGCCATGCAGGACTTTCACCGCAAGCTGATTGCGGCCTGCCGCGCCAAGGTCAGCGTGGTGGGCGCCGTCAGCCGCGAGCAGGCCGATGCCATGGTCAAGCAACTGCTGGGCCCGCTGCAGGCCGCCAATGGCAACGATTGCGCACCGTTGCCCGAAGTGGCCAAGGTGCAGGATTTGAAGGAAGCCAAGGTTGAGAGCATTCCGTTCGAGTCCGCCCAGGCGCAGGTCATCATTGGCCAGCCCGGTATTGCCCGCAACAGCCCTGATTTTCTGGCCGTGATGCTGGGCAACCATATTCTGGGTGGCGGTGGCTTTACCTCGCGCCTGATGGAAGAAGTGCGCGAAAAGCGCGGCCTGACCTACGGTGTCTCCAGCGACTTCTCGCCGGGTCTTGACCGTGGCGCTTTTGTGATCGGCCTGCAGACCCGGCCCGATCAGGCGGCAGAGGCTTTGAAGGTCTCTCAGGAAGTGCTGCGAAAATTCATCGCCGAAGGCCCAACCGAGAAAGAACTCAAGGCGGCCAAGGACAACCTGATTGGCGGCTTTGCGCTGCGAATCGACAGCAACCGCAAGCTGCTGGGCAATGTGGCCAACATCGCCTGGAACGGCTTGCCACTCGACTATCTGGAGCACTGGACCGAACGCGTTCAGGCTCTGACCACCAAGGACGTGAAGGACGCCATGCAGCGCATGGTGCAGCCTGAGCGCATGGTGACTGTGACTTTGGGAGCGAAACAATGA
- a CDS encoding M16 family metallopeptidase, with the protein MACLSAGAALAAPGASSQPVPAAVAQAAPAVQQFTLKNGMQLIVQPDRRAPTAVHMVWVRVGSMDEINGVTGVAHALEHMMFKGSKTVKPGDFSRRVAALGGQENAFTWRDYTGYYQQIPSSRLEDVMKLESDRFANNQWPDSEFKKEIEVIKEERRMRTEDQPRAVLMEQLMAATYMASPYHHPVVGWMSDLDSMKPDDVRNFHKRWYVPANAAVVVVGDVNVAQVRAWAEKYYGSVPARAVPDRKPQIEPKQIGVRRIEVKQPAEQAFIAMAYRVPTLNHVEKLQADDKDALALLVLSAVLDGYDGARLERALVQGEGQTNGRVADSAGSSASIMGRGPSLFMLTGVPAKGKTVADVEAALRAQIQKVAQEGVQADELERVKTQWMASNVYERDSVMGQAQNLGNYWIQEMPLDAEDKLLAELKKVTSDDVKAVAAKYFGDDQLTVGTLVPQPLPEGSKARPMSGKADTGTSMH; encoded by the coding sequence ATGGCCTGTTTGAGCGCTGGGGCAGCCTTGGCTGCACCGGGCGCATCGTCTCAACCTGTGCCTGCCGCAGTTGCACAAGCTGCGCCGGCCGTGCAGCAGTTCACACTGAAGAACGGCATGCAGCTGATTGTGCAGCCAGACCGGCGCGCGCCCACGGCGGTGCATATGGTCTGGGTACGTGTGGGCTCCATGGACGAAATCAATGGCGTCACCGGCGTGGCTCATGCGCTGGAACACATGATGTTCAAAGGCAGCAAGACCGTCAAACCCGGCGACTTCTCGCGCCGCGTGGCCGCACTGGGCGGGCAGGAAAACGCTTTCACCTGGCGTGACTACACCGGCTACTACCAGCAGATTCCGTCCAGCCGTCTGGAAGATGTGATGAAGCTGGAGTCTGACCGCTTTGCCAACAACCAGTGGCCCGATTCCGAATTCAAAAAGGAAATCGAGGTCATCAAGGAAGAGCGCCGCATGCGCACCGAAGACCAGCCCCGTGCTGTGCTGATGGAGCAACTGATGGCAGCGACCTATATGGCCTCGCCCTATCACCACCCCGTGGTGGGCTGGATGAGTGATCTCGACTCCATGAAGCCTGACGATGTGCGCAACTTCCACAAGCGCTGGTATGTGCCAGCCAATGCGGCCGTGGTCGTGGTGGGCGATGTGAACGTGGCACAGGTGCGAGCCTGGGCCGAAAAATACTACGGCAGCGTGCCCGCCCGGGCGGTGCCTGATCGCAAGCCCCAGATCGAGCCCAAACAGATCGGCGTGCGCCGCATCGAGGTCAAGCAGCCCGCAGAGCAGGCTTTTATCGCCATGGCCTACCGCGTGCCTACCTTGAACCATGTGGAAAAGCTGCAGGCCGACGACAAGGATGCGCTGGCGCTGCTGGTGCTGTCTGCCGTGCTGGATGGCTATGACGGCGCACGTCTGGAGCGTGCACTGGTGCAGGGCGAAGGCCAGACCAATGGCCGCGTGGCCGACAGTGCAGGCAGCTCGGCCTCCATCATGGGCCGTGGCCCCAGCCTGTTCATGCTGACGGGTGTGCCGGCCAAGGGCAAGACGGTTGCCGATGTGGAAGCCGCCCTGCGTGCCCAGATTCAGAAAGTCGCCCAGGAAGGCGTGCAGGCCGACGAGCTGGAGCGCGTGAAGACGCAGTGGATGGCATCGAACGTCTATGAGCGCGATTCCGTCATGGGCCAGGCGCAGAACCTGGGCAATTACTGGATTCAGGAGATGCCGCTGGACGCGGAAGACAAGCTGCTGGCCGAGCTGAAAAAAGTCACCTCGGACGACGTCAAGGCCGTGGCCGCCAAGTATTTTGGCGATGACCAGCTCACGGTGGGCACGCTGGTGCCACAGCCTTTGCCAGAGGGCAGCAAGGCTCGCCCCATGTCCGGTAAGGCAGATACCGGTACTTCCATGCATTAA
- the ftsY gene encoding signal recognition particle-docking protein FtsY, with protein MFSFFKKKPNPPDVVDTTPAAETAAEPAAAQPKPAPQDTPTAPAESGGSSWWLKPFGGASAAKHTESEPVTQDFVAAPEPTAKPQAENARQSWMERLKTGLRKTGSSIATVFTGTQINDALYEELEEALLMADTGVKATQHLLDDLKRRVKETKTTEPAAVKALLADALADLLKPLEKPLTIGEHTPTVIMVAGVNGAGKTTSIGKLTKHLAESDQTVLLAAADTFRAAAREQLGVWANRNTVEIVSQEGGDPAAVSFDAVSAGKARKKDVVLVDTAGRLPTQLHLMEELKKIKRVVNKADGTAPHEVLLVIDGNTGQNALAQVRAFDDALQLTGLIVTKLDGTAKGGVLAAIAQERPIPVYFIGVGEKIEDLETFSAKEFAQALLS; from the coding sequence ATGTTCAGTTTTTTCAAGAAAAAGCCCAATCCACCCGATGTGGTGGACACCACGCCCGCAGCAGAGACAGCTGCGGAACCTGCTGCTGCTCAGCCCAAGCCAGCTCCACAGGATACGCCCACCGCGCCCGCCGAAAGTGGCGGCAGCTCCTGGTGGCTCAAGCCTTTTGGGGGCGCTTCGGCTGCCAAGCATACCGAAAGCGAGCCAGTCACTCAGGATTTTGTAGCAGCGCCCGAGCCCACCGCAAAGCCGCAGGCCGAAAATGCCCGCCAAAGCTGGATGGAGCGCCTCAAGACCGGGCTGCGCAAGACCGGCTCCAGCATTGCCACCGTCTTTACCGGCACGCAGATCAATGACGCGCTGTACGAGGAGCTGGAAGAAGCCCTGCTGATGGCAGATACCGGCGTCAAGGCCACCCAGCACCTGCTCGATGACCTCAAGCGCCGCGTCAAAGAAACCAAGACCACCGAGCCTGCCGCCGTCAAGGCGCTGCTGGCCGATGCGCTGGCTGATCTGCTCAAACCGCTGGAAAAGCCGCTGACGATTGGCGAGCACACGCCCACCGTCATCATGGTGGCGGGCGTCAACGGCGCGGGCAAGACCACGTCGATTGGCAAGCTGACCAAGCACCTGGCCGAAAGCGATCAAACCGTGCTGCTGGCCGCTGCCGACACCTTCCGCGCTGCTGCGCGGGAGCAACTGGGCGTATGGGCCAACCGCAATACGGTGGAAATCGTCAGCCAGGAAGGGGGCGACCCTGCGGCTGTGAGCTTTGATGCGGTCAGCGCAGGCAAGGCCCGCAAAAAAGATGTGGTGCTGGTGGATACCGCTGGTCGTCTGCCCACCCAGCTGCACCTGATGGAAGAGTTGAAGAAGATCAAGCGCGTGGTCAACAAGGCCGATGGCACGGCGCCGCACGAGGTGCTGCTGGTCATTGACGGCAATACCGGCCAGAACGCACTGGCCCAGGTACGCGCTTTTGATGATGCGCTGCAGCTGACCGGCCTGATCGTGACCAAGCTGGACGGCACGGCCAAGGGCGGCGTGCTGGCCGCGATTGCGCAGGAGCGCCCCATTCCCGTGTACTTCATCGGTGTGGGCGAGAAGATTGAAGATCTGGAAACCTTCAGCGCCAAGGAATTTGCCCAGGCGCTGCTGTCCTGA
- the cutA gene encoding divalent-cation tolerance protein CutA, which produces MTSKNIPPESQWATLCVVTTTVADAAQADDLARSLVAAKVAACVQSESITSYYEWDGVLQATPEWRLVCKTLPDALPRLTELLRKQHGYKVPQITMRTERCLGDYAQWLKQQVHA; this is translated from the coding sequence ATGACGTCCAAAAACATTCCTCCGGAAAGCCAATGGGCCACGCTTTGCGTGGTGACCACCACCGTGGCCGATGCGGCGCAGGCCGATGATCTGGCCCGCTCTCTGGTAGCGGCCAAGGTGGCGGCCTGCGTGCAAAGCGAAAGCATTACCTCCTATTACGAATGGGATGGCGTGCTGCAGGCCACGCCTGAGTGGCGGCTGGTCTGCAAGACCTTGCCCGATGCCTTGCCGCGCCTGACGGAGCTGCTGCGCAAGCAGCACGGCTATAAGGTGCCGCAGATCACCATGCGCACCGAGCGCTGTCTGGGCGATTACGCCCAGTGGCTCAAGCAGCAAGTGCATGCCTGA
- a CDS encoding 2-dehydropantoate 2-reductase: protein MTLKKACIYGAGAIGGWLGVALAKAGCELSAVARGQTLATLQKNGLTLVHGDERETVAINAQQDPAALGVQDVVVIAVKAPAMPDVARQIAPLIGPETLVLTAMNGVPWWFLAGGVDASLRGLQLKTVDPQGDIARAIPTAQVIGSVVHASCSLDAPGVVRRHFGNSIIVGEPMALPGDAGTARLLALADLLRTGGLEVKPSANIQRDVWYKLWGNMTMNPVSAITGATTDKILGDELVRNFITAVMLEAKEIGARIGLPIADSPQDRHQVTLKLGSFKTSMLQDVEAGKPVELDALVGAVREMGAMCGIATPYTDALLGLSRLRAQQLGLYPA, encoded by the coding sequence ATGACTCTGAAAAAAGCATGTATCTACGGCGCAGGCGCCATTGGCGGCTGGCTGGGCGTGGCGCTGGCCAAGGCCGGTTGCGAGCTGAGCGCGGTTGCGCGTGGCCAGACGCTGGCCACGCTGCAGAAAAACGGGCTGACGCTGGTGCATGGCGACGAGCGTGAAACCGTGGCCATCAATGCACAGCAAGACCCGGCAGCGCTGGGCGTGCAGGATGTGGTGGTGATCGCAGTCAAAGCCCCGGCCATGCCCGACGTGGCCCGCCAGATTGCGCCGCTGATTGGCCCGGAGACTCTGGTGCTGACGGCCATGAATGGCGTGCCCTGGTGGTTTCTGGCCGGTGGCGTAGATGCCAGCCTGCGCGGCCTGCAGCTCAAGACCGTGGACCCACAGGGCGATATTGCCCGCGCCATTCCCACCGCGCAGGTCATTGGCTCGGTGGTGCATGCCAGTTGCTCGCTGGATGCGCCTGGCGTGGTGCGCCGCCACTTTGGCAACAGCATCATCGTGGGCGAGCCCATGGCCCTGCCTGGCGATGCTGGCACAGCGCGGCTGCTGGCGCTGGCTGATTTGCTGCGCACTGGCGGGCTGGAGGTCAAACCCTCCGCCAACATCCAGCGCGACGTCTGGTACAAGCTCTGGGGCAATATGACCATGAACCCCGTCAGTGCCATCACGGGGGCCACCACGGACAAAATTCTGGGCGACGAGCTGGTGCGCAACTTCATCACCGCAGTGATGCTGGAGGCCAAGGAAATCGGCGCCCGCATTGGCCTGCCGATTGCCGACAGCCCGCAGGACAGGCATCAGGTCACGCTCAAGCTGGGCAGCTTCAAGACTTCCATGCTGCAGGATGTGGAAGCGGGCAAGCCCGTGGAGCTGGACGCCCTGGTGGGCGCGGTGCGCGAGATGGGTGCTATGTGCGGCATTGCCACGCCATATACCGACGCGCTGCTGGGCCTGAGCCGGCTGCGGGCGCAGCAACTGGGCCTGTATCCGGCGTAA
- a CDS encoding class II aldolase/adducin family protein, which translates to MHPDEIAARRELAACYRIFAMLGWDELIYNHITVRLPDSVTGGEKQFLINPFGLHYEEVTAANLVRINVRGEKVGDSPHPVNPAGFVVHAAIHDGLEGAHCVMHTHTTAGMGVACLEGGLSQSNFYSAQLHGMVAYHDFEGITIHADEGPRLLQSIGSRKAVILRNHGLLSWGSSLPQAFAVLWTLQRACDVQLATLSMGAPRMIDEATAARCNTDSLTFNDDHGGPRDVFDHLVRRVNRIDSSYLDL; encoded by the coding sequence ATGCACCCCGACGAAATTGCTGCCCGCCGCGAGCTGGCAGCCTGCTACCGCATCTTTGCCATGCTGGGCTGGGATGAGCTGATCTACAACCACATCACTGTGCGCCTGCCGGACAGCGTGACGGGCGGGGAAAAGCAGTTCCTCATCAATCCCTTTGGCCTGCATTACGAAGAAGTCACGGCAGCCAATCTGGTGCGCATCAATGTGCGTGGCGAGAAAGTGGGCGATTCGCCCCATCCGGTGAACCCCGCCGGTTTTGTGGTGCACGCTGCCATTCACGATGGGCTGGAGGGCGCGCACTGCGTAATGCACACCCACACCACGGCGGGCATGGGCGTGGCCTGTCTGGAGGGCGGGCTGAGCCAAAGCAATTTCTATAGCGCCCAACTGCACGGCATGGTGGCCTATCACGACTTTGAAGGCATCACCATTCATGCCGATGAAGGGCCGCGCCTGCTGCAAAGCATTGGCAGCCGCAAGGCCGTAATTTTGCGCAACCATGGCCTGCTGAGCTGGGGCAGCAGCCTGCCCCAGGCCTTTGCCGTGCTGTGGACGCTGCAACGCGCCTGCGATGTGCAACTGGCCACCCTTTCCATGGGTGCGCCGCGCATGATTGATGAGGCCACGGCTGCACGCTGCAACACTGATTCCCTGACCTTCAACGACGACCATGGCGGCCCCCGCGATGTGTTTGACCATCTGGTGCGGCGCGTAAACCGCATCGACAGCAGCTATCTGGATTTGTGA
- a CDS encoding MarR family winged helix-turn-helix transcriptional regulator, with protein sequence MKPSVPTPPADESVCSQTLPLDEFLTFKLVALANALQTQVTRHYVAPVTAVGLTEWRLMGLLQQHGETHAGALARISLMDKAQISRSLQPLIDRGWVLRRADPLHARRHLLSLSEEGHSNFDRVLQQARPFQAALLNALTQQERQALAAIMTKLTQAAEAIDAQAPQLRKAAFPTN encoded by the coding sequence ATGAAACCCTCTGTGCCAACACCGCCCGCCGATGAATCGGTGTGCAGCCAGACCCTGCCGCTGGACGAGTTTCTGACCTTCAAACTGGTGGCGCTGGCCAATGCGCTGCAGACGCAGGTCACGCGGCACTATGTGGCGCCCGTCACAGCGGTGGGCCTGACGGAATGGCGGCTGATGGGCTTGCTGCAGCAGCATGGCGAAACCCATGCGGGGGCGCTGGCACGCATCAGCCTGATGGACAAGGCCCAGATCAGCCGCAGCCTGCAGCCGCTGATAGACCGGGGCTGGGTGCTGCGCCGGGCCGACCCGCTGCATGCACGCCGCCATTTGTTGAGCCTGAGTGAGGAGGGGCACAGCAACTTTGACCGCGTGCTGCAGCAGGCCCGGCCGTTTCAGGCGGCGCTGCTCAATGCGCTGACGCAGCAGGAGCGCCAGGCGCTGGCCGCCATCATGACCAAGCTGACCCAGGCTGCCGAAGCCATTGATGCGCAGGCGCCGCAGCTGCGCAAGGCTGCATTTCCGACGAATTAG